One window of the Oscillatoria salina IIICB1 genome contains the following:
- the queG gene encoding tRNA epoxyqueuosine(34) reductase QueG — MVVTSNQIKHKAKSLGFHKVGIAPVNAQAEDSAREHLKAWLALGYQADLAWMANPKRFDIRACLPEVQSVICVALNYYTPHQRPPSAEYAKISRYGWGRDYHKVMEKKLKAFTHWLEAQGEDIKARYYADTGPVQDKVWAQRAGIGWIAKNGNVITREYGSWVFLGEILTNLVLTPDKPHTEHCGTCTRCVEACPTNAIAKPFVVDANRCIAYHTIENRAEELPAAIATKLEGWVAGCDICQDVCPWNQRFAQETDLTEFQPYPQNIAPKLTELAQISEEEWNRHFPASALRRIKPEMLRRNARANLEK, encoded by the coding sequence ATGGTTGTTACCAGTAATCAGATCAAACACAAAGCTAAATCTTTAGGCTTCCATAAAGTAGGCATTGCTCCAGTAAACGCTCAAGCTGAAGATTCAGCCAGAGAACACCTCAAAGCCTGGTTAGCATTGGGTTATCAAGCAGATCTGGCGTGGATGGCAAATCCTAAACGTTTCGATATTCGCGCTTGTCTGCCAGAAGTACAGTCAGTTATTTGCGTTGCGTTAAACTACTACACACCTCACCAGCGTCCCCCAAGTGCAGAATATGCCAAAATCTCCCGTTATGGCTGGGGAAGAGACTATCACAAAGTCATGGAGAAAAAATTGAAAGCGTTTACTCATTGGTTGGAAGCCCAAGGAGAAGACATCAAAGCCCGTTACTATGCCGATACTGGACCCGTACAAGATAAAGTTTGGGCGCAGAGGGCGGGAATTGGTTGGATTGCCAAGAATGGTAACGTTATTACCAGAGAATATGGTAGCTGGGTATTTTTAGGAGAAATCTTAACCAATCTAGTATTAACACCAGATAAGCCTCATACAGAACATTGCGGTACTTGTACTCGTTGTGTAGAAGCTTGTCCGACAAACGCGATCGCCAAACCCTTCGTAGTTGATGCCAATCGCTGTATTGCTTATCATACCATCGAGAATCGTGCCGAAGAATTACCAGCCGCGATCGCTACCAAATTAGAAGGTTGGGTTGCAGGTTGCGACATTTGTCAAGATGTCTGTCCCTGGAATCAACGCTTCGCCCAAGAAACCGATCTCACTGAATTTCAACCTTATCCCCAAAATATTGCCCCAAAACTAACAGAATTAGCCCAAATTTCTGAAGAAGAGTGGAATCGTCATTTTCCCGCTTCAGCTTTGCGAAGAATTAAACCTGAGATGCTGCGGAGAAATGCTCGTGCCAATCTGGAAAAATAA
- a CDS encoding PFE-CTERM domain-containing protein: MKLNHQTGLLLGSLAIASFASCNLAKAATVTQAGFTWDSNNAVTNGSIVQNPGISFSLTGFPVDNTVGTTLGFPNKSTVNLGDNTNRGIIELSWGGSLLENLAGNDFVIYENGAANAPEAFAVAVKQKGGSFTNFLYQFSDNFENQTFATAFDLDSFGIAIGESIIAIRIANLISSDTVGAGGQGFLGGGVTPNTGSLGGNITYPSGRFDPDITYAVALNNVVPTAIPFEFSPSLGLIIFGGWVMFGKLKQTSKVNK; encoded by the coding sequence ATGAAATTAAATCATCAAACTGGTTTACTTTTAGGTAGTTTGGCGATCGCCTCTTTCGCTAGCTGCAATCTAGCCAAAGCCGCCACAGTTACCCAAGCTGGATTTACTTGGGATTCAAATAATGCTGTCACCAACGGCTCAATTGTGCAAAATCCTGGGATTTCCTTTAGCTTAACTGGTTTTCCCGTCGATAATACAGTCGGTACTACTCTCGGATTTCCTAACAAATCAACTGTGAATTTAGGGGATAACACCAATCGAGGAATTATTGAACTTAGTTGGGGTGGTTCCCTGCTAGAAAACCTTGCCGGTAACGACTTTGTTATTTACGAAAATGGTGCTGCTAACGCACCAGAAGCATTTGCCGTCGCTGTCAAACAAAAAGGAGGAAGCTTTACTAACTTTTTGTACCAATTCAGCGATAATTTTGAAAATCAAACCTTTGCTACAGCATTTGATTTAGATAGCTTTGGTATTGCTATTGGGGAAAGTATTATTGCCATTCGCATTGCTAACTTAATAAGCAGTGATACAGTAGGAGCAGGAGGACAAGGTTTTCTCGGCGGAGGAGTTACACCTAATACCGGTTCGCTAGGTGGAAATATAACTTATCCATCAGGTAGATTCGATCCTGATATTACTTATGCAGTCGCCCTGAATAATGTTGTTCCTACCGCTATTCCCTTTGAATTTTCTCCTAGCTTAGGATTAATTATTTTCGGTGGATGGGTCATGTTTGGCAAGTTAAAACAAACTAGCAAAGTTAATAAATGA
- a CDS encoding HAD-IA family hydrolase, with protein sequence MTIKVIVFDFDGTIADTREAFVKILNNLSGEFGYQPVSEQEALELKNLSSREIIKQSQISVVKIPLLLRRAKVELGKEITNLKPVEEMAKTVEEISKKGYQLGIITSNIKENVVAFLEKNNLETAFNFIYSGTSFFGKDKVINKLFKEYQLRAENIVYVGDETRDIEAAKKSGVKVIAVSWGFNSEAVLAEYEPDYLVNEPKALVELVNNFEKR encoded by the coding sequence ATGACTATTAAAGTAATTGTTTTTGATTTTGATGGCACAATAGCTGATACTCGTGAAGCTTTTGTCAAGATTTTAAATAATTTGTCAGGAGAATTTGGTTATCAACCTGTTAGCGAACAAGAAGCATTAGAGCTGAAAAATTTAAGTTCGAGAGAAATTATCAAGCAGTCGCAAATTTCTGTAGTGAAAATCCCTTTACTTTTGCGAAGAGCTAAAGTTGAGTTAGGTAAGGAAATTACCAATTTAAAGCCTGTAGAAGAAATGGCAAAAACAGTAGAAGAAATCAGCAAAAAAGGTTATCAATTAGGAATTATCACTTCTAATATTAAAGAGAATGTAGTTGCTTTTTTAGAGAAAAATAACTTAGAAACAGCGTTTAATTTTATTTATTCAGGAACGAGCTTTTTCGGCAAAGACAAAGTAATCAATAAATTGTTTAAAGAGTATCAGCTTAGAGCGGAAAATATTGTTTATGTAGGAGATGAAACAAGAGATATAGAAGCTGCTAAGAAAAGTGGAGTTAAAGTTATTGCTGTAAGTTGGGGTTTCAATTCGGAAGCAGTTTTGGCAGAGTACGAGCCAGATTATTTAGTTAACGAACCGAAAGCTTTGGTAGAACTAGTGAATAATTTTGAAAAAAGATAA
- a CDS encoding ferritin-like domain-containing protein, translating into MLEKSFWHDYVSSALRTSWQPAALIPKKPPRLAPDENIIDWCRVGQQNEADSINLFQAASCVATSEGWQIFAPLWLQDEMRHSEAFHRMGAYLGLPDRWVDSFVPSVEVVQMREKFYRCLFKSELHVWAALAIDEWNTRREYLEDGVADFEAYGLSKMMRLLSRDETRHHVFALKALQTHPDRQAAKAAVEDVVAIATTTDSFQQFLFDQWDLNNAKRTPGNALDVIMQTLEKEV; encoded by the coding sequence ATGTTAGAAAAAAGCTTTTGGCATGATTATGTAAGTTCTGCTTTACGCACTTCTTGGCAACCTGCGGCTTTAATCCCGAAAAAACCGCCTAGGTTAGCTCCTGACGAGAATATTATCGATTGGTGTCGCGTTGGTCAACAAAACGAAGCAGATTCAATTAATCTTTTTCAAGCTGCTAGTTGTGTCGCGACATCTGAAGGTTGGCAAATTTTTGCTCCCCTTTGGTTGCAAGACGAAATGCGTCATTCTGAGGCTTTTCATCGTATGGGAGCTTATTTAGGTTTACCCGATCGCTGGGTTGATTCTTTTGTTCCGAGTGTAGAAGTTGTTCAAATGCGCGAGAAATTTTATCGTTGTTTATTCAAAAGCGAACTTCACGTTTGGGCTGCTTTAGCGATTGACGAATGGAATACCCGTCGCGAATATTTAGAAGACGGAGTGGCGGATTTTGAGGCTTATGGTTTAAGCAAAATGATGAGACTACTCAGTAGAGACGAAACTCGCCATCATGTTTTTGCTTTAAAAGCATTGCAAACTCATCCTGACAGACAAGCGGCTAAAGCTGCGGTAGAAGACGTAGTCGCGATCGCTACTACCACCGATAGTTTTCAACAGTTTCTCTTCGATCAGTGGGATTTGAATAATGCTAAACGTACTCCTGGTAATGCTTTGGATGTAATTATGCAAACTTTAGAAAAAGAAGTATAA
- a CDS encoding ATP-dependent 6-phosphofructokinase yields MGEQKKIGILTSGGDCAGLNPIIRAVVHRAVGCYGWKVVGICRATHGLMSRPPEIMSLELDKVDPLLTMGGTVLGTTNKGNPFAFPMPNGKECDRSEEIIEGYRILGLDALIGIGGDGSLAILHRLAQQGNINLVAIPKTIDNDVGSTEYSTGFDTAVNIATEALDRLHFTAASHNRVMILEVMGRDAGHIALHAGIAGGAHIILLPEIPYTIDCVCRKIKERQALGLNFSIVIVSEAVCTEQGETVTKMEQFGECRLGGIGQYLAKRIAECNGAETRVTVLGHVQRGGIPSPLDRLLGSSFGVAAVDLIAQGKYGEMVTWQNRQVRSVPIAEAIKTYRAVDPNDTLIQTARGLGICLGN; encoded by the coding sequence ATGGGAGAACAAAAAAAGATTGGCATTCTCACCAGTGGCGGTGATTGTGCGGGATTAAACCCCATTATCCGCGCTGTAGTCCATCGTGCTGTGGGCTGTTATGGTTGGAAAGTAGTGGGTATTTGTCGCGCTACCCACGGCTTGATGAGTCGTCCCCCAGAAATTATGAGCTTAGAACTTGATAAAGTCGATCCTTTACTGACAATGGGAGGAACAGTTTTAGGGACGACAAATAAAGGAAATCCTTTTGCTTTTCCGATGCCGAACGGGAAAGAGTGCGATCGCTCAGAAGAAATTATTGAGGGCTACCGTATTTTAGGCTTAGATGCCCTGATTGGCATTGGTGGAGACGGTAGTTTAGCTATCCTCCACCGTCTCGCTCAGCAAGGAAACATCAATTTAGTTGCTATTCCTAAAACTATTGATAACGACGTTGGTAGTACAGAATATTCCACAGGTTTTGATACTGCCGTAAATATAGCCACAGAAGCTCTCGATCGCCTTCACTTTACTGCCGCTAGTCATAATCGCGTGATGATTTTAGAAGTGATGGGACGAGATGCGGGACATATTGCTCTTCATGCGGGAATTGCTGGTGGCGCACATATAATTTTGCTCCCAGAAATTCCTTATACAATAGATTGTGTTTGCCGTAAAATCAAAGAACGTCAAGCATTAGGATTAAATTTCTCGATCGTAATTGTCTCAGAGGCAGTTTGTACCGAACAAGGTGAAACTGTGACTAAAATGGAACAATTTGGCGAATGTCGTTTGGGTGGGATCGGTCAATATCTCGCTAAACGCATTGCTGAATGTAACGGCGCGGAAACCAGAGTGACTGTTTTAGGTCACGTTCAACGAGGTGGTATTCCTTCTCCTCTCGATCGCTTGCTTGGTTCTTCTTTTGGTGTCGCGGCGGTAGATTTAATTGCTCAGGGTAAGTATGGAGAAATGGTTACTTGGCAAAACCGTCAAGTCAGAAGCGTCCCGATCGCTGAAGCAATTAAGACTTATCGAGCAGTAGACCCCAATGATACACTGATCCAAACTGCAAGAGGTTTAGGAATTTGTTTGGGTAACTGA
- a CDS encoding SPFH domain-containing protein, which produces MNNQSPPLIQTLTPERFAGLSMDFIDAGYTGLLVKNGKVVRTLIPGRHFSFALPWLDKCNLILVDTKLRNLSITSQGDFLSKDQFLLNISLNIVYQVIDPRRVAIELSDPIAALTSAIKDSLGMTVGQLGVERLVNNGRVLIREYLLNNAETSYTLGFSLEDVRVSDINFPKRHYSPSGGFKRQRRSRISSEITSASSSSRSSSDRTSRTAS; this is translated from the coding sequence ATGAACAACCAGTCACCTCCTCTCATCCAAACTTTAACTCCTGAAAGGTTTGCCGGGTTGAGTATGGACTTCATCGATGCAGGTTATACTGGGCTGCTAGTCAAAAATGGTAAAGTCGTGCGGACTCTTATCCCTGGCAGACATTTCAGTTTTGCGCTACCCTGGCTGGATAAGTGCAATTTAATTTTAGTCGATACTAAGCTACGAAACCTGAGCATTACTTCTCAAGGCGATTTTCTCTCAAAAGATCAATTTTTGCTCAATATCTCGCTCAATATAGTTTATCAAGTCATCGATCCGAGACGAGTAGCGATCGAATTATCAGACCCGATCGCTGCTTTAACCAGTGCAATCAAAGATAGTTTAGGTATGACTGTCGGTCAATTGGGGGTAGAGCGACTGGTTAACAACGGACGAGTATTAATTCGCGAATATCTACTCAATAATGCGGAAACTTCCTATACCCTCGGTTTTAGCCTGGAAGACGTGCGTGTCAGTGATATTAACTTCCCCAAAAGGCATTATTCGCCAAGTGGAGGGTTTAAGCGCCAGAGAAGAAGCCGAATATCAAGCGAGATTACAAGCGCAAGTAGCTCAAGCAGGTCGTCCAGCGATCGAACCTCCCGTACAGCAAGTTAA
- a CDS encoding FHA domain-containing protein produces the protein MEGLSAREEAEYQARLQAQVAQAGRPAIEPPVQQVNFIPGQSASSEKVVRIEGTANQASLPLPQDTPVLAPTVLAATSEDLASVIHQASGNVISIQANPFTIGREPTSSLVLPDPQSARRHAQIKQITQNNGEIRYQLIDIGSSNGTFVDEEKLTANQPFWLSSGQVIRIGHQKWTFEQK, from the coding sequence GTGGAGGGTTTAAGCGCCAGAGAAGAAGCCGAATATCAAGCGAGATTACAAGCGCAAGTAGCTCAAGCAGGTCGTCCAGCGATCGAACCTCCCGTACAGCAAGTTAACTTTATTCCCGGTCAATCTGCAAGCAGTGAAAAAGTTGTGCGGATCGAAGGTACAGCAAATCAAGCTTCTCTACCTTTACCCCAAGATACACCAGTATTAGCACCGACAGTATTAGCTGCAACCAGCGAGGATCTCGCATCTGTGATTCATCAAGCTTCGGGTAATGTAATCTCTATCCAAGCCAATCCTTTTACCATTGGTAGAGAACCCACTAGCAGCCTTGTCTTACCAGATCCCCAATCTGCCCGTCGTCACGCCCAAATTAAACAAATTACCCAAAATAACGGCGAAATTCGCTATCAGTTAATCGATATTGGTAGTTCTAACGGTACATTTGTAGACGAAGAAAAACTTACTGCTAATCAACCATTTTGGCTTAGTTCGGGTCAAGTTATTCGCATCGGTCATCAGAAATGGACTTTTGAACAAAAATAG
- the gloA gene encoding lactoylglutathione lyase, with protein MRMLHTMLRVGNLDESLKFYCDVLGMKLLRQKDYPGGEFTLAFVGYGDESDHTVLELTYNWGTDSYDLGNAYGHIAIGVDDIYNTCEQIRKLGGKVTREPGPMKHGSTVIAFVEDPNGYKIELIQLGTQGFAEKKETAATAS; from the coding sequence ATGCGAATGTTACATACAATGCTGCGCGTCGGTAACTTGGATGAGTCGCTGAAGTTCTACTGCGATGTACTCGGTATGAAGTTGCTACGTCAAAAAGATTATCCCGGTGGTGAATTTACTCTCGCTTTTGTCGGTTATGGCGACGAGTCCGACCATACGGTACTAGAATTAACTTACAACTGGGGTACGGATAGTTACGATCTCGGTAATGCTTACGGTCACATCGCGATCGGTGTAGATGATATTTACAATACTTGCGAACAAATTAGAAAACTTGGCGGTAAAGTAACTAGGGAACCAGGACCAATGAAACATGGTTCGACGGTGATTGCTTTTGTGGAAGATCCCAATGGTTACAAAATTGAGTTGATTCAGCTTGGTACTCAAGGTTTTGCTGAGAAAAAGGAAACCGCAGCTACAGCTAGCTGA
- a CDS encoding hemolysin family protein: MIELTILVFTVIVGSAICAGTEAALFSISALKVQQLAQSKEKRALALLWICENMNRAIVTIVIVNNFFNILGSIFIGKIAAEVLGNAWLGVFSGVLTFLIVIFSEIIPKTIGDRYTEQISLCVAIPVKNLTFLFIPLVWILEKVTLPFTSEEQKLTADESEIKFLTKLGFQQGVIEGDEAEMINRVFRLNDLKASDIMTPRVTTTYLSGDATLAEAKEKIIASTHTRMLIIGESIDNVLGIALKDDLLIAMLEGKSDEKIVNLARKVHFVPETLRTDRLLKAFQSSHEHLAVVLDKYGGVAGVVTLEDVIEVLTGEIVDETDRTVNLRKIAIRNRTKLLTVKGFEASVPAIQA, translated from the coding sequence ATGATCGAGCTTACAATTCTCGTATTTACTGTCATCGTCGGTTCAGCAATTTGTGCTGGTACGGAAGCCGCGTTATTTTCAATTTCGGCGTTGAAAGTACAGCAATTAGCGCAGTCGAAAGAAAAAAGGGCTTTAGCGCTACTATGGATTTGTGAGAATATGAATCGCGCGATCGTTACTATTGTCATTGTTAACAATTTTTTCAATATTCTGGGTAGTATTTTTATCGGTAAAATTGCTGCTGAAGTATTGGGAAATGCTTGGCTAGGTGTATTTTCTGGGGTTTTGACGTTCTTGATTGTTATTTTTAGCGAAATCATCCCCAAAACCATTGGCGATCGCTACACTGAACAAATATCTTTATGCGTAGCTATACCTGTGAAAAACCTCACTTTTCTCTTTATTCCTCTAGTCTGGATTTTGGAAAAAGTAACCCTACCTTTTACTTCCGAAGAACAGAAATTGACCGCCGATGAATCAGAAATTAAATTTTTAACCAAACTCGGTTTTCAACAAGGAGTTATTGAAGGCGACGAAGCGGAAATGATTAATCGCGTTTTTCGTTTAAATGACCTGAAAGCAAGCGATATCATGACTCCTAGAGTTACCACTACTTATTTATCGGGGGATGCAACTTTAGCTGAAGCTAAAGAAAAAATTATTGCTTCTACTCACACGCGAATGCTCATAATTGGCGAATCAATTGATAATGTTCTCGGAATAGCTTTAAAAGACGATTTACTCATCGCTATGCTAGAAGGAAAAAGCGACGAAAAAATAGTCAATCTCGCCCGTAAAGTTCACTTTGTACCCGAAACATTGCGAACAGATCGACTGCTAAAAGCCTTTCAATCTAGTCACGAACATCTCGCTGTCGTTTTAGATAAATACGGAGGAGTTGCCGGCGTAGTAACATTAGAAGACGTTATTGAAGTCCTAACTGGCGAAATTGTTGACGAAACAGATCGCACCGTAAATTTGCGGAAAATTGCCATACGAAATCGAACAAAATTGTTAACAGTTAAAGGTTTTGAAGCAAGTGTACCGGCAATTCAGGCTTAA
- a CDS encoding carotenoid oxygenase family protein translates to MPTVTKPTNKPAWAQAILSPPQEFPLTRLEVLSGKIPSGIRGSLYRNGPANLERGGEKVGHWFDGDGAILAVHFNEEEVTATYRYVQTKGYLKESEENRYIYPNYGMTAAGPFWNNWLKPVKNTANISVLPLPTKLLALWEGGNPYALDLDDLTTFGVDSLSKLTSREPFSAHPKIDPNTGEIFNFGVTPGRNAKLNIYKSDPTGKIVQKNTIELDGTPLIHECVFVGQYLIFFVSPVRLNFVSILLGISSYSDSLTWKPELGTEVLVVNLENLSLKSRSQTDAWYQWHFANGYVDNEGFVVTEIVQYPDFKTNQYLQEVASGQTKTFAQGTLWQIRLDPQSGKVVSREQLLDRSCEFPIVKASQVGKPWRYTYLSVYRDGVDISKELLGAIARFDHKTNHLSIADSGKNRYPSEPIYVPDWDNSELGWLLTVVYDGNTNTSEVWIYDSDRLENEPVCRLGLPSVIPPTFHGAWKPA, encoded by the coding sequence ATGCCAACAGTTACTAAACCTACAAATAAACCAGCCTGGGCGCAAGCAATTCTCTCACCACCCCAAGAATTTCCTCTTACTCGTTTGGAAGTATTGTCAGGCAAAATTCCCTCGGGAATAAGAGGTTCATTATATCGAAATGGTCCAGCAAACTTAGAACGAGGCGGTGAGAAAGTTGGACATTGGTTTGATGGTGATGGTGCAATTTTAGCCGTACATTTTAACGAAGAGGAAGTAACAGCAACTTATCGCTATGTGCAAACCAAAGGCTACCTTAAAGAAAGTGAGGAAAATCGATATATCTACCCTAACTATGGCATGACGGCGGCAGGTCCGTTTTGGAATAATTGGCTTAAACCTGTTAAAAATACTGCTAATATTTCCGTGTTACCATTGCCGACAAAATTGTTAGCTTTGTGGGAAGGTGGCAATCCTTACGCCCTCGATCTAGATGATTTAACAACTTTTGGAGTAGATTCTTTATCAAAATTAACATCAAGGGAACCTTTTTCTGCCCATCCCAAAATAGACCCCAATACAGGCGAAATTTTTAACTTTGGTGTCACGCCAGGACGCAATGCTAAACTCAATATTTATAAAAGCGATCCTACAGGCAAGATTGTCCAAAAAAATACAATTGAATTAGATGGTACGCCTTTAATTCATGAGTGTGTTTTTGTCGGTCAGTATTTAATCTTTTTCGTTTCACCAGTGCGCTTAAATTTTGTTTCTATTCTTTTGGGTATTAGTAGTTATAGCGATTCGTTAACTTGGAAACCAGAGTTAGGAACAGAGGTTTTAGTAGTTAATCTTGAAAATCTTTCTTTAAAAAGTCGCAGTCAAACAGATGCTTGGTATCAGTGGCATTTTGCTAATGGTTATGTGGATAATGAGGGATTTGTAGTTACTGAAATTGTCCAATATCCCGATTTCAAAACTAATCAGTATTTGCAAGAAGTTGCTAGCGGTCAAACGAAAACTTTTGCTCAAGGAACTCTCTGGCAAATTCGTCTCGATCCCCAATCTGGTAAAGTAGTTTCGAGGGAACAATTGTTAGACCGTAGTTGCGAATTTCCGATAGTAAAAGCGTCTCAAGTAGGCAAACCTTGGCGCTATACTTATTTATCTGTCTATCGGGATGGAGTGGATATTAGTAAGGAATTGTTGGGCGCGATCGCGCGTTTTGACCATAAAACTAATCATTTGTCAATAGCCGATTCCGGAAAAAATCGCTATCCTTCCGAACCAATTTACGTGCCAGACTGGGATAATTCCGAACTAGGTTGGCTACTAACAGTAGTTTACGATGGCAATACTAATACTAGCGAAGTTTGGATTTACGACAGCGACAGATTAGAAAATGAACCTGTCTGTCGCCTCGGATTACCAAGCGTTATTCCGCCCACTTTTCATGGTGCGTGGAAACCAGCTTAA
- a CDS encoding PFE-CTERM domain-containing protein, with product MKKTLSLITVSLSLFFGAGSAQAASITLYDGSLGTAPLSQGELIPGAIQSNGSPTIISENLVSGGVQVDTDANSAEYSGYSNYNPATSTFVNPSFPTLDDTVGYSLFFNASLDSTTSNSNDRAAFSVLVTGAGNQAIEIAFENGLIFGQNANFTRGENAAFDTTSNTNYEIRVSSGNYTLFGGGSPIITGALRQYVFNPATSQPPLIFNPYQIPNFIAFADNTGQEDGVFTFRSASVTTAAAVPFEFSPGLGLLILGAWLTVFQLKNRKKQSQTPKKVCQLVEVGGSKKD from the coding sequence GTGAAAAAGACACTGAGTTTAATTACTGTCAGTTTATCTTTATTTTTCGGAGCGGGTAGCGCCCAGGCTGCATCAATTACTCTTTATGATGGTTCGTTAGGAACTGCACCCCTGAGTCAAGGAGAGCTTATTCCAGGTGCTATTCAGTCAAATGGTTCTCCGACAATAATCAGCGAAAATCTTGTCTCTGGAGGAGTACAAGTAGACACTGATGCTAATAGTGCTGAATACTCTGGCTACAGCAACTATAATCCTGCGACCAGCACATTTGTTAATCCCTCATTTCCCACTCTGGATGATACTGTAGGCTATAGTCTCTTTTTCAATGCTTCTCTCGATTCTACTACTAGCAATAGTAACGATCGCGCTGCTTTTAGTGTACTCGTGACTGGTGCAGGCAACCAAGCCATTGAAATAGCTTTTGAAAACGGTTTAATTTTCGGTCAGAATGCTAACTTCACTCGTGGAGAAAACGCTGCATTTGATACTACCTCAAACACCAACTATGAAATCAGAGTTAGCAGTGGTAATTACACGCTTTTCGGTGGAGGTTCGCCAATTATAACTGGTGCGTTGCGTCAATATGTTTTTAACCCAGCAACTAGCCAACCTCCGTTGATATTTAATCCCTATCAAATTCCTAACTTTATTGCTTTTGCTGATAATACAGGTCAAGAAGATGGTGTATTTACTTTTAGGTCGGCTTCGGTGACGACTGCGGCTGCGGTTCCCTTTGAATTTTCACCTGGATTGGGTTTATTAATTCTGGGTGCGTGGCTAACAGTTTTTCAACTGAAAAATCGGAAAAAACAGTCACAAACACCAAAAAAAGTGTGCCAACTGGTTGAAGTTGGCGGTAGCAAAAAAGATTAA
- a CDS encoding cyanoexosortase A system-associated protein has translation MKNWQKYRQVLLATSFFSVSLTIISLLVIPAAGNRQVRHYEFPEKVPFPGWVEVENFPLDEPIDRDKKAYEAVLAGRKYQYQQDERKLQIEMRYVVGTLGSDRTYLKLHPELAVKMRKLPFKQQKKTTIGHYLLFEYDDRAHLLSCINPRGSSTVQIQQFMANRRTYDLKIERLLPWLLGQESLRDRRCLWTHLSTPLNSESAESSYRMLETAYLSWYEYWRQHFPKH, from the coding sequence ATGAAAAACTGGCAAAAATATCGACAAGTGCTTTTAGCTACTAGCTTTTTTAGCGTTTCCTTGACTATAATTTCTTTGCTAGTAATTCCTGCTGCTGGCAACCGACAAGTGAGACATTATGAGTTTCCAGAAAAAGTGCCATTTCCGGGATGGGTAGAAGTAGAAAATTTCCCTTTAGATGAACCAATTGATAGAGATAAAAAAGCTTATGAAGCCGTCTTAGCGGGGAGAAAATATCAATATCAACAAGATGAGCGTAAATTACAAATTGAAATGCGCTATGTAGTAGGAACTTTAGGCAGCGATCGCACTTATCTCAAACTACATCCGGAATTAGCTGTAAAAATGAGGAAGTTACCCTTCAAGCAGCAGAAAAAAACCACAATTGGTCACTATCTGCTTTTTGAATATGACGATCGCGCTCATCTACTCTCCTGTATTAATCCCAGAGGAAGTAGTACCGTCCAAATTCAACAATTTATGGCAAATCGTCGCACTTATGATTTAAAAATAGAGCGGTTGCTTCCTTGGTTATTAGGACAAGAAAGTTTACGCGATCGCCGTTGTTTGTGGACGCATTTATCTACCCCTCTTAATAGTGAATCTGCTGAGTCTAGTTATCGAATGCTAGAAACAGCTTACCTATCTTGGTACGAATATTGGAGACAACACTTTCCAAAGCATTAA